One stretch of Gadus macrocephalus chromosome 12, ASM3116895v1 DNA includes these proteins:
- the LOC132469531 gene encoding alanine aminotransferase 2-like, with the protein MRTSLLDVNPRLKAIGESPCNALRARALHITQELAQGVPKTFSRVVDLCSFDPQREGVPPITFLQQVLAVCLYPELLSDENFALDVRQRARRLIQSCEGSSVGCYTPSSGLVYIQHRIAEFITRRDAGVPTDAHSIFICSGFWRTLTMMTKLLSSSEGEPQNGVLVPLPYPHTLAMVLGLAGIRSVPYRLREDAGWAMDLEELQRAIRTARGCCRPMAIFISNPGNPTGHVQNRKSIEEVIKLAAAEKLFLLVNEVDQHSVHGSGIQWVSYKKVLFDMGPKYWDSVQMASFHSLSNGLMGECGLRAGYMELVNVDKEVMIFAETLLNMDISSPVPGQLALDILLNPPQPSEPSYDLYTQVVEQSGRGESLMH; encoded by the exons ATGAGGACATCTCTGCTGGACGTCAACCCCAGGTTGAAAGCCATCGGAGAGTCGCCATGCAATGCGCTGAGGGCACGCGCACTACATATCACCCAAGAGCTCGCACAG GGGGTCCCGAAGACCTTCTCCCGTGTGGTCGACTTGTGCTCATTTGATCCACAGCGGGAAGGGGTCCCACCCATTACTTTCCTGCAACAG gtactGGCAGTGTGTCTCTACCCTGAGCTCCTCAGTGATGAGAACTTTGCGCTAGATGTTCGCCAGAGAGCTCGGAGGCTCATACAGAGCTGTGAAGGATCCAGCGTGG GTTGCTACACTCCTTCATCGGGCCTAGTTTACATCCAGCACAGAATCGCCGAGTTCATCACTAGAAGAGACGCCGGCGTGCCCACAGACGCCCACAGCATCTTCATCTGCTCCGGGTTTTGGAGAACTCTGACG ATGATGACGAAGTTGCTCAGTAGTTCGGAGGGGGAGCCCCAGAACGGGGTGTTGGTCCCCCTGCCTTACCCCCACACCCTGGCCATGGTGTTGGGCTTGGCTGGGATCAGATCCGTGCCCTACCGCCTACGAGAAGACGCCGGCTGGGCTATGGATCTGGAAGAGCTGCAACGCGCCATTCGCACCGCTAGGGGGTGCTGCAGGCCAATGGCAATATTCATCAGTAACCCAGGAAACCCCACAG GCCATGTGCAGAACAGAAAGTCTATCGAAGAAGTGATCAAATTGGCTGCAGCTGAGAAACTCTTCCTATTGGTTAATGAG GTGGATCAGCACAGTGTGCATGGATCAGGGATCCAGTGGGTTTCCTATAAGAAGGTTCTGTTTGATATGGGGCCGAAGTACTGGGACAGTGTGCAGATGGCATCCTTCCACTCCTTATCCAATGGCCTCATGGGAGA ATGTGGCCTGAGGGCTGGATACATGGAGCTGGTGAACGTGGACAAGGAAGTGATGATCTTTGCTGAGACTTTATTGAATATGGACATCAGCAGCCCAGTCCCAGGCCAGCTTGCTCTGGACATCCTGCTCAACCCACCCCAGCCCTCTGAGCCATCCTACGACTTGTACACTCAGGTAGTGGAGCAG TCGGGGAGGGGCGAGTCTCTGATGCACTGA
- the LOC132469532 gene encoding LOW QUALITY PROTEIN: 1-phosphatidylinositol 4,5-bisphosphate phosphodiesterase gamma-1-like (The sequence of the model RefSeq protein was modified relative to this genomic sequence to represent the inferred CDS: inserted 2 bases in 2 codons; deleted 4 bases in 3 codons) → MCAARFNGSINGFAEEASPGGGNSTSARAPVSRLVDWNEAWPRVLHTLEVGTVMTVFYQKSQRPERRTFQIRQDTRQMVWSRNPDKVEGEIELREVRELRRGKGSRDFERYPEESRRLEASHCFIVLYGSEFRLKTLSVAAFSEEEVTMWMSGLSWLVSNTQKAPLPQLIDRWLRKQFDAIDRSNEGSITVKDVKTLLPQINFRVPSMRFLKDKLQEVEARSDLSYPNFSQLYRTLMFDAQRSIIEQLDLSFPLRNVDRPELCQISLYDFQKFLQLDQKESWASDLGRXREVLLAYLLGSAQSEPMLQLDEFLTFLFSKENSVFDPRPSPVAPDDMKRPLSQYWISSSHNTRQTLVECNNNDQPGVERWFHGKLGGGRDGRQVAEKLLQEYCEGGAKDGTFLVRESETFVGDYTLSFWRSGRVQHCRIHSRQESGSTRFYLTDNLVFASLQRLISHYRHTPLRCNEFEMALCSPVPQPNAHESREWFHSNLSRVQXEHMLMRVPRDGASLVRKRSEVHSYAISFRAEGKIKHCRIHQEGRLFMLGSSAEFESLVDLVRYYEKHPLYRKMRLRYPINEDGPGAMGTTELDYGALYEVRTPHFYVEANKMPMARCTVKALYDYRAQREDELCFPKQALILNVDKQEGGWWRGDYGGKKQLWFPANYVEEVPSSPTREPDEAASENSPLGTFLKGFVDVPSCHAVVLKDGKSSRPFVFTLHTQQLSSRPVQTLDVAADSLEDLTAWVAKIREAAQNADARMQEEKQMERRKKIAVELSDLVVYCRPVPFNEEKIGTERACYRDMSSFPETKAERLATRSRGRRFLQYNRRQLSRVYPRGQRLDSSNYDPLAMWLCGSQLVALNFQTPDKPMQMNQALFMLGGGSGFVPHPDVMRDDSFDPFDKETLRLEPITIQLQVLGARHLPKTGRSIVCPFVEVEISGADYDSCKSKTDVVADNGLNPAWLQTPFVFDVRNPSFCFLRFTVYDEDMFSDPNFLAQATYPVRSLRTGYRSVPLKNSYSEELELASLLVHIEIVNAKEEDDQNLYTSIQRLRDLTSQLSNQVSTLERSGSGDQSYQQSLEELRDAQDQLSELVEARNHRLMEKKRRERLRPQLATKRS, encoded by the exons ATGTGCGCCGCGCGGTTTAACGGGAGCATCAATGGGTTTGCGGAAGAGGCGAGCCCCGGCGGTGGCAACAGCACCAGCGCGCGGGCTCCGGTATCACGGCTGGTCGACTGGAACGAAGCCTGGCCCCGTGTCCTGCACACGCTGGAGGTGGGCACGGTGATGACGGTGTTCTACCAGAAGTCCCAGAGACCCGAGCGTAGGACTTTCCAGATCCGGCAGGACACGCGCCAAATGGTGTGGAGCCGCAACCCGGACAAagtggaaggagaga TCGAGCTGCGGGAGGTGAGGGAGCTGCGCAGGGGAAAGGGCTCCCGGGACTTTGAGCGTTACCCTGAGGAGTCCCGGCGGCTGGAGGCCTCCCACTGCTTCATCGTCCTGTACGGCTCCGAGTTCCGCCTCAAGACCCTCAGCGTGGCCG cgttcagcgaggaggaggtgacCATGTGGATGAGTGGTCTGAGCTGGTTGGTCAGCAACACCCAGAAAGCTCCCCTACCCCAGCTGATTGACAG GTGGCTGAGGAAACAGTTTGACGCCATAGACCGGAGCAACGAGGGCAG TATTACGGTGAAGGACGTGAAGACTCTGTTGCCTCAGATCAACTTCAGAGTGCCCAGCATGCGCTTCCTGAAGGACAAGCTGCAG gaagtggaggccAGGAGCGATCTCTCATACCCAAACTTTTCACAGCTCTACAGGACCCTGATGTTTGACGCACAAAGAAGC ATCATAGAACAGCTGGATCTGTCCTTCCCCCTGCG AAATGTTGACCGTCCTGAACTCTGTCAGATCTCTCTCTACGACTTCCAGAAGTTTCTCCAACTTGACCAGAAG GAGTCGTGGGCGTCTGATTTGGGCC GTCGTGAGGTTCTACTTGCTTACCTGTTGGGTTCAGCCCAGTCAGAACCCATGTTACAACTGGacgag TTTCTGACGTTCCTGTTCTCGAAAGAAAACTCTGTGTTCGACCCCCGACCGTCTCCCGTTGCCCCGGACGACATGAAGCGACCTTTGTCTCAGTATTGGATCTCCTCCTCACACAATac AAGACAAACTCTTGTG GAGTGCAACAACAACGACCAGCCTGGGGTTGAGCGCTGGTTCCACGGGAAGCTGGGTGGCGGTCGCGACGGCCGCCAGGTGGCCGAGAAGCTCCTGCAGGAGTACTGTGAGGGCGGGGCCAAGGACGGCACCTTCCTGGTCCGGGAGAGCGAGACG TTCGTAGGAGACTACACCCTTTCCTTCTG GCGTTCTGGGCGTGTCCAGCACTGTCGGATCCACTCCCGCCAGGAGTCTGGCTCCACCCGCTTCTACCTGACGGACAACCTGGTGTTCGCCAGCCTGCAGCGCCTCATCTCCCACTACCGCCACACGCCGCTGCGCTGCAACGAGTTTGAGATGGCGCTCTGCAGCCCTGTGCCCCAGCCCAACGCACACGAGagcagaga GTGGTTCCATTCCAACCTGAGTCGGGTCC CTGAACACATGCTGATGAGGGTCCCCCGGGACGGAGCCTCTCTGGTGAGGAAACGCAGCGAGGTGCACTCCTACGCCATCTCCTTCAg ggcGGAGGGGAAGATCAAGCACTGTCGGATCCACCAGGAGGGCCGCCTCTTCATGCTGGGCAGCTCGGCTGAGTTCGAGAGCCTGGTGGACCTGGTGCGCTACTACGAGAAGCACCCG TTGTACCGCAAGATGAGGCTGCGCTACCCCATCAACGAGGACGGCCCTGGA GCGATGGGCACCACG GAACTGGACTACGGGGCTCTGTATGAGGTCCGGACGCCTCACTTCTATGTGGAGGCCAACAAGATGCCCATGGCTCGG tGCACGGTCAAGGCGCTGTACGACTACCGCGCTCAGAGGGAAGACGAGCTGTGTTTCCCCAAGCAGGCCCTCATCCTCAACGTGGACAAGCAGGAGGGGggctg GTGGCGAGGGGACTACGGAGGGAAGAAACAGCTCTGGTTTCCCGCTAACTACGTGGAGGAAGTTCCAAGTTCCCCCACTAGGGAGCCCGATGAGGCA GCCTCAGAGAACAGTCCCCTGGGAACGTTTCTCAAAGGTTTCGTGGATGTTCCCAGCTGCCACGCTG TGGTGCTGAAGGACGGTAAGAGCTCCAGGCCCTTCGTCTTCACCCTGCACACCCAGCAGCTCTCCTCGCGGCCGGTGCAGACGCTGGACGTGGCGGCCGACTCCCTGGAGGACCTGACCGCCTGGGTGGCCAAGATACGGGAGGCCGCGCAGAACGCCGACGCCCGG AtgcaggaggagaagcagatggAGCGCAGGAAGAAGATAGCGGTGGAGCTGTCTGACCTGGTGGTCTACTGCAGACCTGTACCCTTCAACGAGGAGA agATCGGGACGGAGCGGGCGTGCTACCGGGACATGTCGTCGTTCCCGGAGACCAAGGCGGAGCGTCTGGCCACGCGGAGCCGCGGCCGCCGCTTCCTGCAGTACAACCGGCGGCAGCTGTCCCGCGTCTACCCCCGCGGCCAGCGGTTGGACTCTTCCAACTACGACCCACTGGCCATGTGGCTATGTGGCTCCCAGCTGGTCGCTCTCAACTTCCAGACCCCTG aCAAGCCAATGCAGATGAACCAAGCGTTGTTCAtgctgggaggggggagtggcTTTGTCCCGCACCCTGACGTCATGAGAGACGACTCCTTCGACCCCTTTGATAAGGAAACCCTGCGCTTGGAGCCAATCACCATTCAGTTGCAG GTACTCGGGGCTCGCCATCTGCCTAAAACGGGCCGCAGCATTGTCTGTCCCTTCGTTGAGGTGGAGATCAGTGGTGCAGACTACGACAGCTGCAAGAGCAAGACAGATGTTGTCG CGGATAACGGGCTGAACCCGGCGTGGCTCCAGACGCCGTTTGTCTTCGACGTCCGGAACCCATCCTTCTGCTTCCTGCGCTTCACTGTCTACGACGAGGACATGTTCAGCGACCCCAACTTCCTGGCTCAGGCCACCTACCCCGTCCGCTCACTACGCACCG GCTATCGGAGCGTTCCTCTGAAGAACAGCTACAGCGAGGAGCTAGAGCTGGCCTCACTCCTCGTCCACATTGAAATAGTCAATGCTAAG GAGGAGGACGACCAGAACCTCTACACCTCCATCCAGCGGCTACGTGACCTCACCAGCCAGCTGTCCAATCAGGTGTCCACGCTGGAGCGCTCGGGTTCCGGGGACCAGAGCTACCAGCAGAGCCTGGAAGAGCTCCGGGATGCCCAGGACCAGCTGAGTGAACTGGTGGAGGCTAGGAACCACAG GTTgatggagaagaagaggagagagaggctgaggccaCAGTTGGCCACGAAGCGCAGTTAG